Proteins from a single region of Equus quagga isolate Etosha38 chromosome 18, UCLA_HA_Equagga_1.0, whole genome shotgun sequence:
- the PRPF38B gene encoding pre-mRNA-splicing factor 38B yields MANNSPALTGNSQPQHQAAAAAAQQQQQCGGGGATKPVVSGKQGNVLPLWGNEKTMNLNPMILTNILSSPYFKVQLYELKTYHEVVDEIYFKVTHVEPWEKGSRKTAGQTGMCGGVRGVGTGGIVSTAFCLLYKLFTLKLTRKQVMGLITHTDSPYIRALGFMYIRYTQPPTDLWDWFESFLDDEEDLDVKAGGGCVMTIGEMLRSFLTKLEWFSTLFPRIPVPVQKNIDQQIKTRPRKIKKEGKEGAEEIDRHIERRRSRSPRRSLSPRRSPRRSRSRSHHREGHGSSSFDRELEREKERQRLEREAKEREKERRRSRSIDRGLERRRSRSRERHRSRSRSRDRKGDRRDRDREREKENERGRRRDRDYDKERGNDREKERERSRERSKERRSRGEVEEKKHKEDKDDRRHRDDKKDSKKEKKHSRSRSRERKHRSRSRSRNAGKRSRSRSKEKSSKHKNENKEKANKRSRSGSQGRTDSAEKSRKREHSPIKEKSRKRSRSKERSHKRDHSDSKDQSDKHDRRRSQSIEPESQEKQLKNKDETV; encoded by the exons ATGGCTAACAACAGCCCCGCGCTGACAGGCAACTCACAGCCGCAGCACCaggcggccgcggcggcggcccagcagcagcagcagtgcggcggcggcggcgccacCAAGCCGGTGGTGTCGGGCAAGCAGGGCAATGTGCTGCCGCTGTGGGGCAACGAAAAGACTATGAACCTCAACCCCATGATTTTGACCAACATCCTGTCGTCGCCTTACTTCAAAGTGCAGCTCTACGAGCTCAAGACCTACCACGAGGTGGTGGACGAGATCTACTTTAAG GTCACGCATGTTGAACCATgggagaaaggaagcaggaaaacAGCGGGCCAGACAGGGATGTGCGGAGGG GTTCGAGGTGTTGGAACAGGAGGAATTGTTTCTACCGCATTTTGCctgttatataaattatttactcTGAAGTTAACTCGCAAGCAAGTGATGGGTCTCATAACACACACAGACTCTCCATATATTAGAGCTCTTGGATTTATGTATATAAG GTACACGCAGCCCCCTACAGATCTATGGGACTGGTTTGAATCCTTCCTTGATGATGAAGAG GACCTAGATGTGAAGGCTGGTGGAGGCTGTGTAATGACCATTGGAGAAATGCTGCGGTCTTTTCTGACAAAACTGGAGTGGTTTTCTACCTTGTTTCCAAGAATTCCTGTTCCAGTTCAGAAGAACATCGATCAACAGATTAAAACTCGGCctagaaaaatcaagaaagaggggaaggaaggtgcAGAGGAAATAGATAGACATATTGAACGCAGACGTTCTAG GTCTCCAAGGAGATCACTGAGTCCACGGAGGTCCCCAAGAAGATCAAGAAGTAGAAGCCATCATCGGGAGGGTCATGGATCTTCTAGTTTTGACCGagaattagaaagagagaaagaacgcCAGCGACTAGAGCGTGAAgccaaagaaagggagaaagaaaggcgAAGATCCCGAAGTATCGATCGGGGCTTAGAACGCAGGCGTAGCAGGAGTAGGGAAAGGCATAGAAGTCGGAGTCGGAGTCGTGATAGGAAAGGGGATAGAAGGGACAGGGAtcgggaaagagagaaagagaatgagagaggcaGAAGACGAGATCGTGACTATGATAAGGAAAGGGGTAATGAccgggaaaaggagagagagcgATCGAGAGAACGGTCCAAGGAACGGAGAAGTAGGGGTGaggtagaagaaaagaaacataaagaggACAAAGATGACAGGCGGCATAGAGATGACAAAAAAGattccaagaaagagaaaaaacacagtagaagtagaagcagagaaaggaagcatAGAAGTAGGAGTAGAAGTAGAAACGCGGGGAAACGCAGTCGAAGCAGGAGCAAAGAGAAATCAAGTAAACATAAAAacgaaaataaagaaaaagcaaacaagcgAAGTAGAAGTGGCAGTCAAGGAAGAACTGACAGTgctgagaaatcaagaaaacgGGAACACAGCCCCATCAAAGAAAAATCTAGGAAGCGTAGCAGAAGCAAAGAACGTTCCCACAAACGAGATCACAGTGATAGTAAGGACCAGTCTGACAAACATGATCGTCGAAGGAGCCAAAGTATAGAACCAGAGAGccaagaaaaacaacttaaaaacaaagacgAGACTGTGTGA